Sequence from the Musa acuminata AAA Group cultivar baxijiao unplaced genomic scaffold, Cavendish_Baxijiao_AAA HiC_scaffold_208, whole genome shotgun sequence genome:
GGGTTTCATAATTGGACGTTGAACCCATTTCATATGATGGGAGTTGCCGGAGTATTAGGCGCTGCTCTGCTATGCGCTATTCATGGTGCTACCGTAGAAAATACTTTATTCGAAGATGGTGACGGTGCAAATACATTTCGTGCTTTTAACCCAACTCAAGCCGAAGAGACTTATTCAATGGTCACTGCTAACCGTTTTTGGTCCCAAATCTTTGGGGTTGCTTTTTCCAATAAACGTTGGTTACATTTCTTTATGCTATTTGTACCCGTAACTGGTTTATGGATGAGTGCTATTGGGGTAGTCGGTCTGGCTCTGAATCTACGTGCCTATGACTTCGTTTCCCAAGAAATCCGTGCAGCGGAAGATCCTGAATTTGAGACTTTCTACAccaaaaatattctcttaaacgaaGGTATTCGTGCTTGGATGGCGGCTCAGGATCAGCCTCATGAAAACCTTATATTCCCTGAGGAGGTTCTACCACGTGGAAACGCTCTTTAATGGAACTTTAGCTTTAGCTGGTCGTGACCAAGAAACCACCGGTTTCGCTTGGTGGGCCGGGAATGCCAGACTTATAAATTTGTCCGGTAAACTAC
This genomic interval carries:
- the LOC135656939 gene encoding photosystem II D2 protein-like is translated as MGVAGVLGAALLCAIHGATVENTLFEDGDGANTFRAFNPTQAEETYSMVTANRFWSQIFGVAFSNKRWLHFFMLFVPVTGLWMSAIGVVGLALNLRAYDFVSQEIRAAEDPEFETFYTKNILLNEGIRAWMAAQDQPHENLIFPEEVLPRGNAL